In Bdellovibrionales bacterium, the following proteins share a genomic window:
- a CDS encoding MotA/TolQ/ExbB proton channel family protein, whose protein sequence is MAAAGAAQQEVPQNFILHAFEAGGPMMYVILAFLIMTLIVVFKQMMILKDSGIDKEDFNEHLFGVVLRGDVQQAISYCDSRQAPLTNTLKAGLVQVLNKRPDEEVQVAMDASVLRETPKVEGWVSFLAVFGNLATLLGLAGTIVGMITSFQGVTKADDSKKAEMLSKGIAEALNCTAFGLIVAIIAILAYGFFQFRIGHILNEMTESSMSLMNLVSSNRDKMK, encoded by the coding sequence ATGGCAGCGGCAGGAGCTGCACAACAAGAAGTACCGCAGAATTTCATACTGCATGCATTTGAAGCCGGTGGCCCGATGATGTATGTGATCTTAGCATTTTTGATTATGACGTTGATCGTTGTTTTCAAACAGATGATGATCCTTAAAGATTCTGGGATTGATAAAGAAGATTTCAACGAGCATTTGTTCGGTGTTGTTTTACGTGGAGATGTTCAACAGGCAATCTCTTACTGCGACAGCCGCCAAGCTCCTTTAACAAACACATTAAAAGCAGGATTAGTTCAGGTCTTGAACAAGCGTCCTGATGAAGAAGTTCAAGTGGCGATGGATGCATCGGTGCTTCGTGAAACTCCAAAAGTCGAAGGCTGGGTCAGCTTCCTTGCGGTTTTCGGTAACCTTGCAACTCTTCTAGGATTAGCGGGTACGATCGTAGGTATGATCACGTCATTCCAAGGGGTGACAAAAGCCGATGACTCTAAAAAAGCAGAAATGCTCTCGAAGGGTATTGCGGAAGCACTTAACTGTACAGCATTTGGGCTGATCGTAGCGATCATTGCGATTTTAGCTTACGGTTTCTTCCAGTTCCGCATCGGTCATATTCTTAACGAAATGACTGAAAGTAGCATGAGCTTGATGAATTTAGTGTCTTCTAATCGCGATAAAATGAAGTAA
- a CDS encoding biopolymer transporter ExbD: MAIYVPGKRGRGNRRKAAGKRNTVVALSLTAMVDMFTVLTIFLLQNFKVDAIKLKQNVPLPEATAIKKLRPAHVVVVTQDKIFLDETPVANFISVKEQQEWVIEALRVGLAEKIKERKVAFDSTLKEKLKTALANAQTKKMSEAEIEEERKELERDWGRVTVQADKEIDFLTIKKVLYTATEAGATMINFAVSQKSKEDLVR, translated from the coding sequence ATGGCGATTTACGTACCAGGTAAAAGAGGCAGAGGAAACCGTCGTAAAGCGGCAGGGAAGAGAAACACGGTCGTGGCTCTCTCGTTAACGGCGATGGTAGATATGTTCACCGTGTTGACGATTTTCCTTCTGCAAAACTTTAAAGTTGATGCAATTAAGTTAAAACAAAACGTACCACTTCCCGAGGCGACGGCGATTAAGAAGCTTCGTCCCGCTCACGTTGTGGTTGTCACTCAGGATAAAATCTTTTTAGATGAAACTCCTGTGGCTAACTTTATTTCTGTCAAAGAACAACAAGAGTGGGTGATTGAAGCTCTTCGAGTGGGTCTTGCAGAAAAAATTAAAGAGCGCAAAGTGGCCTTCGATTCCACCCTCAAAGAGAAACTGAAAACCGCTCTGGCCAATGCTCAGACCAAAAAGATGAGTGAGGCCGAAATTGAAGAAGAACGAAAAGAGCTTGAAAGAGATTGGGGTCGCGTTACGGTGCAAGCCGATAAAGAGATCGACTTCCTGACCATCAAAAAAGTTCTCTATACGGCGACCGAGGCCGGTGCAACTATGATCAACTTTGCGGTTTCGCAAAAATCTAAAGAAGATCTGGTTCGTTAA
- a CDS encoding biopolymer transporter ExbD — protein MAGVDLGGSGGKRDSNFEVNLVPFIDLMSVLITFLLITAVWTQVSMIKLGSSLNAKKNTDDVDKPPPKADVPLRIDIKDGGHHVVIGPKQFDVPKKTDGAYDVVTLLARLMEIKQVYPDKMDAVVTMDEHLKYDFLIQGMDAVLQAGFPAISVATGGAK, from the coding sequence ATGGCTGGTGTTGATCTAGGCGGCTCAGGCGGCAAAAGAGATTCGAATTTTGAGGTCAATCTCGTTCCGTTCATCGATTTGATGAGCGTGTTGATTACCTTTCTTTTGATTACTGCCGTCTGGACACAAGTTTCGATGATTAAACTGGGCAGCTCTTTGAACGCCAAAAAGAATACGGATGACGTCGATAAGCCTCCTCCAAAGGCCGACGTTCCATTGCGTATAGATATCAAAGATGGTGGCCATCATGTGGTTATCGGACCCAAACAGTTTGATGTTCCAAAAAAGACAGATGGGGCGTACGACGTGGTAACACTACTTGCGCGTCTCATGGAAATCAAACAGGTTTATCCTGATAAGATGGATGCAGTTGTGACCATGGATGAGCATTTAAAATATGATTTCCTCATTCAAGGTATGGATGCTGTTCTCCAAGCAGGATTCCCAGCGATCTCTGTCGCAACAGGGGGAGCTAAGTAA